A genomic region of Carassius carassius chromosome 13, fCarCar2.1, whole genome shotgun sequence contains the following coding sequences:
- the LOC132155942 gene encoding gliomedin-like: protein MLDPLAELRRTGGFRQCGGRLSWQVRWILYSVCVLTVINCAGLVLLLVQQRELWAHLTEVERQMVEISQSSVVEFMTQVNEDEAEYQYSRKKRSRQHRGTRPFEEQEGSVGEEVLGDFQYQNPQTHGPVYQHKTEEQDGMMTMMTYSMVPVKILLDICNSTKGVCLTGPPGPSGIPGLPGADGMPGYNGTDGIPGLPGEPGAHGKRGKRGPPGEKGEPGERGEQGYPGPSGPPGEQGEPSNDVIVEGPPGPVGPPGLPGPPGLPGPPGPQGPPRHRSHRAHLQRGKESVGHLKSVPNDDTITQKMVSWKINDCVIKSVQNPRPLMKMSSTFGAWMMDTAAHDNEKIWVAEHFSGRIIKEYNSIAAFQNSSNESIDVRKFFQGCGHAVHNGSIFYHIAGTSNIAKFDLQTKILHMLTIENAFYHNKSYLLENSKTYFKLAVDENGMWIIFASNIDDNIMVARLDEKTFSVNTYINATYPRTKVGNAFIACGILYVTDTKDTKVTYAFDLLKEKPVSVNLDLRAPGGVLSMISYNPRDKHLYIWDSSYVKSYQVQFHSDE from the exons ATGCTGGATCCACTGGCTGAGTTGAGAAGAACTGGAGGCTTTAGGCAGTGTGGTGGCCGGTTGTCCTGGCAGGTGCGATGGATCTTGTACAGCGTGTGTGTACTGACGGTAATAAACTGTGCCGGCCTGGTTCTACTCCTGGTTCAGCAGAGAGAGCTGTGGGCTCATCTGACTGAGGTGGAGAGGCAGATGGTGGAGATTTCTCAGAGCTCCGTGGTGGAGTTCATGACACAAGTAAACGAAGATGAGGCTGAGTATCAGTACTCCAGAAAAAAACGCAGCCGGCAGCATCGAGGGACACGACCCTTTGAGGAGCAAGAGGGGAGTGTGGGAGAGGAAGTCTTGGGAGATTTCCAATATCAGAATCCACAGACGCATGGCCCGGTTTACCAGCACAAAACAGAAGAGCAGGATGGAATGATGACAATGATGACATACTCCATGGTGCCA GTTAAAATTCTTCTGGATATTTGCAACAGTACTAAGGGAGTCTGTCTGACTG GGCCACCAGGACCATCAGGAATTCCAG GCTTGCCGGGTGCGGACGGAATGCCGGGGTATAATGGAACAGACGGAATTCCAGGGTTGCCAGGAGAGCCTGGAGCACATGGAAAACGGGGAAAAAGAG GTCCTCCGGGTGAGAAGGGTGAGCCTGGTGAGAGAGGAGAGCAAGGGTATCCTGGACCCTCAGGACCCCCTGGAGAACAGGGTGAACCTTCAAATGATGTCATAGTAGAGG GTCCACCTGGTCCAGTTGGACCCCCTGGCCTCCCTGGTCCACCTGGCCTTCCAGGGCCCCCCGGACCTCAGGGGCCACCAAGACACAGGAGCCACAGAGCACATCTCCAAAGGGGGAAGGAGTCTGTGG GTCACCTTAAATCAGTCCCAAATGATGACACCATCACCCAGAAAATGGTATCATGGAAGATAAATG ACTGTGTCATAAAATCAGTGCAGAACCCAAGACCTCTGATGAAAATGAGCAGCACATTTGGAGCATGGATGATGGACACTGCTGCTCATGATAATGAGAAGATCTGGGTAGCAGAACATTTCTCAG GACGTATCATAAAGGAGTACAACAGTATTGCGGCATTCCAGAACAGCAGCAATGAATCCATTGATGTCCGAAAATTTTTCCAAGGTTGCGGCCACGCTGTACATAACGGCTCCATATTCTACCACATCGCTGGAACTTCCAATATTGCCAA GTTTGACCTCCAGACGAAGATCTTACACATGCTTACCATTGAAAATGCTTTCTATCACAATAAGTCCTACCTCCTTGAGAACTCAAAGACCTATTTCAAATTGGCAGTGGATGAGAACGGTATGTGGATCATATTTGCCTCCAACATCGACGACAACATAATGGTGGCACGATTGGATGAGAAAACTTTCTCCGTCAACACATACATAAACGCCACCTATCCCAGGACCAAGGTAGGTAATGCATTTATCGCCTGCGGGATCCTCTATGTCACGGATACTAAAGACACAAAAGTGACGTATGCCTTTGACCTCCTGAAAGAGAAGCCTGTTAGTGTCAATTTAGATCTGAGGGCACCTGGAGGGGTTCTGTCCATGATCTCATACAATCCCAGAGACAAACATCTCTACATATGGGACAGCAGCTACGTCAAGTCATACCAAGTACAGTTCCACTCAGATGAATAA